From one Papio anubis isolate 15944 chromosome 12, Panubis1.0, whole genome shotgun sequence genomic stretch:
- the LOC116269765 gene encoding low-density lipoprotein receptor-related protein 4-like isoform X2: MDIRRISFDTEDLSDDVIPLADVRSAVALDWDSRDDHVYWTDVSTDTISRAKWDGTGQEVVVDTSLESPAGLAIDWVTNKLYWTDAGTDRIEVANTDGSMRTVLIWENLDRPRDIVVEPMGGYMYWTDWGASPKIERAGMDASGRQVIISSNLTWPNGLAIDYGSQRLYWADAGMKTIEFAGLDGSKRKVLIGSQLPHPFGLTLYGERIYWTDWQTKSIQSADRLTGLDRETLQENLENLMDIHVFHRRRPPVSTPCAMENGGCSHLCLRSPNPSGFSCTCPTGINLLPDGKTCSPGMNSFLIFARRIDIRMVSLDIPYFADVVVPINITMKNTIAIGVDPQEGKVYWSDSTLHRISRANLDGSQHEDIITTGLQTTDGLAVDAIGRKVYWTDTGTNRIEVGNLDGSMRKVLVWQNLDSPRAIVLYHEMGFMYWTDWGENAKLERSGMDGSDRTVLISNNLGWPNGLTVDKASSQLLWADAHTERIEAADLNGANRHTLVSPVQHPYGLTLLDSHIYWTDWQTRSIHRADKGTGSNVILVRSNLPGLMDIQAVDRAQPLGFNKCGSRNGGCSHLCLPRPSGFSCACPTGIQLKGDGKTCDPSPETYLLFSSRGSIRRISLDTSDHTDVHVPVPELNNVISLDYDSVDGKVYYTDVFLDVIRRADLNGSNMETVIGRGLKTTDGLAVDWVARNLYWTDTGRNTIEASRLDGSCRKVLINNSLDEPRAIAVFPRKGYLFWTDWGHIAKIERANLDGSERKVLINTDLGWPNGLTLDYDTRRIYWVDAHLDRIESADLSGKLRQVLVSHVSHPFALTQQDRWIYWTDWQTKSIQRVDKYSGRNKETVLANVEGLMDIIVVSPQRQTGTNACGVNNGGCTHLCFARASDFVCACPDERDSRPCSLVPGLVPPAPRSTGMSEKSPVLPNTLPTTLHSSTTRTRMSLEEVEGRCSERDARLGLCARSNEAVPAAPGEGLHISYTIGGLLSILLILVVIAALMLYRHKKSKFTDPGMGNLTYSNPSYRTSTQEVKIEAIPKPAMYNQLCYKKELFHPSDSLSPFLF, encoded by the exons ATGGACATCCGTCGAATCAGCTTTGACACAGAGGACCTGTCTGATGATGTCATCCCACTGGCTGACGTACGCAGTGCTGTGGCCCTTGACTGGGACTCCCGGGATGACCACGTGTACTGGACAGATGTCAGCACTGATACCATCAGCAGGGCCAAGTGGGATGGAACAGGACAGGAG GTGGTAGTGGATACCAGTTTGGAGAGCCCAGCTGGCCTGGCCATTGATTGGGTCACCAACAAACTGTACTGGACAGATGCAG GTACAGACCGGATTGAAGTAGCCAACACAGATGGCAGCATGAGAACAGTACTCATCTGGGAGAACCTTGATCGTCCTCGGGACATTGTGGTGGAACCCATGGGCGG GTACATGTATTGGACTGACTGGGGTGCGAGCCCCAAGATTGAACGAGCTGGCATGGATGCCTCAGGCCGCCAAGTCATTATCTCTTCTAATCTGACCTGGCCTAACGGGCTAGCTATTGATTACGGTTCCCAGCGGCTATACTGGGCTGACGCCGGCATGAAGACAATTGAATTTGCTGGACTGGATGGCAGTAAGAGGAAG GTACTGATCGGAAGCCAGCTCCCCCACCCATTTGGGCTGACCCTCTATGGAGAGCGCATCTACTGGACTGACTGGCAGACTAAGAGTATACAGAGCGCTGACCGGCTGACAGGGCTAGACCGGGAGACTCTGCAGGAGAACCTGGAGAACCTGATGGACATCCATGTCTTCCACCGCCGCCGGCCCCCAG TGTCTACACCATGTGCTATGGAGAATGGCGGCTGTAGCCACCTGTGTCTTAGGTCCCCAAATCCAAGCGGCTTCAGCTGTACCTGCCCCACAGGCATCAACCTGCTGCCTGATGGCAAGACTTGCTCACCAG GCATgaacagtttcctcatcttcgCCAGGAGGATAGACATTCGCATGGTCTCCCTGGACATCCCTTATTTTGCTGATGTGGTGGTACCAATCAACATTACCATGAAGAACACCATTGCCATTGGAGTAGACCCCCAGGAAG GAAAAGTGTACTGGTCTGACAGCACACTGCACAGGATCAGCCGTGCCAATCTGGACGGTTCACAGCACGAGGACATCATCACCACAG GGCTACAGACCACAGATGGGCTCGCGGTGGATGCCATTGGCCGGAAAGTGTACTGGACAGACACGGGAACAAACCGGATTGAAGTGGGCAACCTGGACGGGTCCATGCGGAAAGTGTTGGTGTGGCAGAACCTTGACAGTCCCCGGGCAATCGTATTGTACCATGAGATGGG GTTTATGTACTGGACAGACTGGGGGGAGAATGCCAAGTTAGAGCGGTCCGGAATGGATGGCTCAGACCGCACAGTGCTCATCAGCAACAACCTAGGATGGCCCAATGGACTGACTGTGGACAAGGCCAGCTCCCAACTGCTGTGGGCCGATGCCCACACCGAG CGAATTGAGGCTGCTGACTTGAATGGTGCCAATCGGCATACGTTGGTGTCACCGGTGCAGCACCCATATGGCCTCACCCTCCTCGACTCCCATATATACTGGACTGACTGGCAGACCCGGAGCATCCACCGTGCTGACAAGGGTACCGGCAGCAATGTTATCCTCGTGAGGTCCAACCTGCCAGGCCTCATGGACATCCAGGCTGTGGACCGGGCACAGCCACTAG GTTTTAACAAGTGTGGCTCGAGAAATGGCGGCTGCTCCCAcctctgcttgcctcggccttctgGCTTCTCCTGTGCCTGCCCCACTGGCATCCAGCTGAAGGGAGATGGGAAGACCTGTGATCCCTCTCCTGAGACCTACCTGCTCTTCTCCAGCCGTGGCTCCATCCGGCGTATCTCACTGGACACCAGTGACCACACCGATGTGCACGTCCCTGTTCCTGAGCTCAACAATGTCATCTCCCTGGACTATGACAGCGTGGATGGAAAGGTCTATTACACAGATGTGTTCCTGGATGTTATCAG GCGAGCGGACCTGAATGGCAGCAACATGGAGACAGTGATCGGGCGTGGGCTGAAGACTACTGATGGGCTGGCAGTGGACTGGGTGGCCAGGAACCTGTACTGGACAGACACAGGTCGAAATACCATTGAGGCATCCAGGCTGGATGGTTCCTGCCGCAAAGTGCTGATCAACAATAGCCTGGATGAGCCCCGGGCCATTGCTGTTTTCCCCAGGAAGGG GTACCTCTTCTGGACAGACTGGGGCCACATTGCCAAGATCGAACGGGCGAACCTGGACGGTTCCGAGCGGAAGGTCCTCATCAACACAGACCTGGGCTGGCCCAACGGCCTCACCCTGGACTATGATACCCGCAG GATCTACTGGGTAGACGCCCATCTGGACCGGATCGAGAGTGCTGACCTCAGCGGGAAACTGCGGCAGGTCTTGGTCAGCCACGTGTCCCACCCCTTTGCCCTCACACAG CAAGACAGGTGGATCTACTGGACAGACTGGCAGACCAAGTCAATCCAGCGTGTTGACAAATACTCAGGCCGGAACAAGGAGACAGTGCTGGCAAATGTGGAGGGACTCATGGATATCATCGTGGTTTCCCCTCAGCGGCAGACAG GGACCAATGCCTGTGGCGTGAACAATGGTGGCTGCACCCACCTCTGCTTTGCCAGAGCCTCGGACTTCGTATGTGCCTGTCCTGACGAACGTGATAGCCGGCCCTGCTCTCTTG TGCCTGGCCTGGTACCCCCAGCTCCTAGGTCCACTGGCATGAGTGAAAAGAGCCCGGTGCTACCCAACACACTACCTACCACCTTGCATTCTTCAACCACCCGGACCCGCATGTctctggaggaggtggaaggaag ATGCTCCGAAAGGGATGCCAGGCTGGGCCTCTGTGCACGTTCCAATGAGGCCGTTCCTGCTGCTCCAG GGGAAGGACTTCATATCAGCTACACTATTGGTGGACTCCTCAGTATTCTGCTGATTTTGGTGGTGATTGCAGCTTTGATGCTGTACAG acacaaaaaatccaAGTTCACTGATCCTGGAATGGGGAACCTCACCTACAGCAACCCCTCCTACCGAACATCCACACAGGAAGTGAAGATTGAAGCAATCCCCAAACCAGCCATGTACAACCAGCTGTGCTATAAGAAA
- the LOC116269765 gene encoding low-density lipoprotein receptor-related protein 4-like isoform X1 — translation MDIRRISFDTEDLSDDVIPLADVRSAVALDWDSRDDHVYWTDVSTDTISRAKWDGTGQEVVVDTSLESPAGLAIDWVTNKLYWTDAGTDRIEVANTDGSMRTVLIWENLDRPRDIVVEPMGGYMYWTDWGASPKIERAGMDASGRQVIISSNLTWPNGLAIDYGSQRLYWADAGMKTIEFAGLDGSKRKVLIGSQLPHPFGLTLYGERIYWTDWQTKSIQSADRLTGLDRETLQENLENLMDIHVFHRRRPPVSTPCAMENGGCSHLCLRSPNPSGFSCTCPTGINLLPDGKTCSPGMNSFLIFARRIDIRMVSLDIPYFADVVVPINITMKNTIAIGVDPQEGKVYWSDSTLHRISRANLDGSQHEDIITTGLQTTDGLAVDAIGRKVYWTDTGTNRIEVGNLDGSMRKVLVWQNLDSPRAIVLYHEMGFMYWTDWGENAKLERSGMDGSDRTVLISNNLGWPNGLTVDKASSQLLWADAHTERIEAADLNGANRHTLVSPVQHPYGLTLLDSHIYWTDWQTRSIHRADKGTGSNVILVRSNLPGLMDIQAVDRAQPLGFNKCGSRNGGCSHLCLPRPSGFSCACPTGIQLKGDGKTCDPSPETYLLFSSRGSIRRISLDTSDHTDVHVPVPELNNVISLDYDSVDGKVYYTDVFLDVIRRADLNGSNMETVIGRGLKTTDGLAVDWVARNLYWTDTGRNTIEASRLDGSCRKVLINNSLDEPRAIAVFPRKGYLFWTDWGHIAKIERANLDGSERKVLINTDLGWPNGLTLDYDTRRIYWVDAHLDRIESADLSGKLRQVLVSHVSHPFALTQQDRWIYWTDWQTKSIQRVDKYSGRNKETVLANVEGLMDIIVVSPQRQTGTNACGVNNGGCTHLCFARASDFVCACPDERDSRPCSLVPGLVPPAPRSTGMSEKSPVLPNTLPTTLHSSTTRTRMSLEEVEGRCSERDARLGLCARSNEAVPAAPGEGLHISYTIGGLLSILLILVVIAALMLYRHKKSKFTDPGMGNLTYSNPSYRTSTQEVKIEAIPKPAMYNQLCYKKEQLFHPSDSLSPFLF, via the exons ATGGACATCCGTCGAATCAGCTTTGACACAGAGGACCTGTCTGATGATGTCATCCCACTGGCTGACGTACGCAGTGCTGTGGCCCTTGACTGGGACTCCCGGGATGACCACGTGTACTGGACAGATGTCAGCACTGATACCATCAGCAGGGCCAAGTGGGATGGAACAGGACAGGAG GTGGTAGTGGATACCAGTTTGGAGAGCCCAGCTGGCCTGGCCATTGATTGGGTCACCAACAAACTGTACTGGACAGATGCAG GTACAGACCGGATTGAAGTAGCCAACACAGATGGCAGCATGAGAACAGTACTCATCTGGGAGAACCTTGATCGTCCTCGGGACATTGTGGTGGAACCCATGGGCGG GTACATGTATTGGACTGACTGGGGTGCGAGCCCCAAGATTGAACGAGCTGGCATGGATGCCTCAGGCCGCCAAGTCATTATCTCTTCTAATCTGACCTGGCCTAACGGGCTAGCTATTGATTACGGTTCCCAGCGGCTATACTGGGCTGACGCCGGCATGAAGACAATTGAATTTGCTGGACTGGATGGCAGTAAGAGGAAG GTACTGATCGGAAGCCAGCTCCCCCACCCATTTGGGCTGACCCTCTATGGAGAGCGCATCTACTGGACTGACTGGCAGACTAAGAGTATACAGAGCGCTGACCGGCTGACAGGGCTAGACCGGGAGACTCTGCAGGAGAACCTGGAGAACCTGATGGACATCCATGTCTTCCACCGCCGCCGGCCCCCAG TGTCTACACCATGTGCTATGGAGAATGGCGGCTGTAGCCACCTGTGTCTTAGGTCCCCAAATCCAAGCGGCTTCAGCTGTACCTGCCCCACAGGCATCAACCTGCTGCCTGATGGCAAGACTTGCTCACCAG GCATgaacagtttcctcatcttcgCCAGGAGGATAGACATTCGCATGGTCTCCCTGGACATCCCTTATTTTGCTGATGTGGTGGTACCAATCAACATTACCATGAAGAACACCATTGCCATTGGAGTAGACCCCCAGGAAG GAAAAGTGTACTGGTCTGACAGCACACTGCACAGGATCAGCCGTGCCAATCTGGACGGTTCACAGCACGAGGACATCATCACCACAG GGCTACAGACCACAGATGGGCTCGCGGTGGATGCCATTGGCCGGAAAGTGTACTGGACAGACACGGGAACAAACCGGATTGAAGTGGGCAACCTGGACGGGTCCATGCGGAAAGTGTTGGTGTGGCAGAACCTTGACAGTCCCCGGGCAATCGTATTGTACCATGAGATGGG GTTTATGTACTGGACAGACTGGGGGGAGAATGCCAAGTTAGAGCGGTCCGGAATGGATGGCTCAGACCGCACAGTGCTCATCAGCAACAACCTAGGATGGCCCAATGGACTGACTGTGGACAAGGCCAGCTCCCAACTGCTGTGGGCCGATGCCCACACCGAG CGAATTGAGGCTGCTGACTTGAATGGTGCCAATCGGCATACGTTGGTGTCACCGGTGCAGCACCCATATGGCCTCACCCTCCTCGACTCCCATATATACTGGACTGACTGGCAGACCCGGAGCATCCACCGTGCTGACAAGGGTACCGGCAGCAATGTTATCCTCGTGAGGTCCAACCTGCCAGGCCTCATGGACATCCAGGCTGTGGACCGGGCACAGCCACTAG GTTTTAACAAGTGTGGCTCGAGAAATGGCGGCTGCTCCCAcctctgcttgcctcggccttctgGCTTCTCCTGTGCCTGCCCCACTGGCATCCAGCTGAAGGGAGATGGGAAGACCTGTGATCCCTCTCCTGAGACCTACCTGCTCTTCTCCAGCCGTGGCTCCATCCGGCGTATCTCACTGGACACCAGTGACCACACCGATGTGCACGTCCCTGTTCCTGAGCTCAACAATGTCATCTCCCTGGACTATGACAGCGTGGATGGAAAGGTCTATTACACAGATGTGTTCCTGGATGTTATCAG GCGAGCGGACCTGAATGGCAGCAACATGGAGACAGTGATCGGGCGTGGGCTGAAGACTACTGATGGGCTGGCAGTGGACTGGGTGGCCAGGAACCTGTACTGGACAGACACAGGTCGAAATACCATTGAGGCATCCAGGCTGGATGGTTCCTGCCGCAAAGTGCTGATCAACAATAGCCTGGATGAGCCCCGGGCCATTGCTGTTTTCCCCAGGAAGGG GTACCTCTTCTGGACAGACTGGGGCCACATTGCCAAGATCGAACGGGCGAACCTGGACGGTTCCGAGCGGAAGGTCCTCATCAACACAGACCTGGGCTGGCCCAACGGCCTCACCCTGGACTATGATACCCGCAG GATCTACTGGGTAGACGCCCATCTGGACCGGATCGAGAGTGCTGACCTCAGCGGGAAACTGCGGCAGGTCTTGGTCAGCCACGTGTCCCACCCCTTTGCCCTCACACAG CAAGACAGGTGGATCTACTGGACAGACTGGCAGACCAAGTCAATCCAGCGTGTTGACAAATACTCAGGCCGGAACAAGGAGACAGTGCTGGCAAATGTGGAGGGACTCATGGATATCATCGTGGTTTCCCCTCAGCGGCAGACAG GGACCAATGCCTGTGGCGTGAACAATGGTGGCTGCACCCACCTCTGCTTTGCCAGAGCCTCGGACTTCGTATGTGCCTGTCCTGACGAACGTGATAGCCGGCCCTGCTCTCTTG TGCCTGGCCTGGTACCCCCAGCTCCTAGGTCCACTGGCATGAGTGAAAAGAGCCCGGTGCTACCCAACACACTACCTACCACCTTGCATTCTTCAACCACCCGGACCCGCATGTctctggaggaggtggaaggaag ATGCTCCGAAAGGGATGCCAGGCTGGGCCTCTGTGCACGTTCCAATGAGGCCGTTCCTGCTGCTCCAG GGGAAGGACTTCATATCAGCTACACTATTGGTGGACTCCTCAGTATTCTGCTGATTTTGGTGGTGATTGCAGCTTTGATGCTGTACAG acacaaaaaatccaAGTTCACTGATCCTGGAATGGGGAACCTCACCTACAGCAACCCCTCCTACCGAACATCCACACAGGAAGTGAAGATTGAAGCAATCCCCAAACCAGCCATGTACAACCAGCTGTGCTATAAGAAA